In one Chryseobacterium camelliae genomic region, the following are encoded:
- a CDS encoding peroxiredoxin, whose amino-acid sequence MSLVGKKFPNVTVDAMSEMGDDLRINIFQEATENQQKVLLFWYPKDFTFVCPTELHAFQEALGEFEKRNTKVIGASCDTNEVHFAWLNVSKDNGGIEGVTYPLLADTHRQLANILGIVDQDFEYNEEGEEVFTGSNVTYRATYLIDETGKIFHESVNDMPLGRNVKEYVRLIDAYTHVQKHGEVCPANWEEGKEAMKADRTSTAEYLAKN is encoded by the coding sequence ATGTCTTTAGTAGGAAAAAAATTCCCGAATGTAACAGTAGATGCAATGTCTGAAATGGGTGACGATCTTAGAATCAACATCTTCCAGGAAGCTACAGAAAACCAGCAAAAAGTTCTTTTGTTCTGGTACCCGAAAGATTTCACTTTCGTTTGCCCGACTGAGCTTCACGCTTTCCAGGAAGCTTTAGGTGAATTCGAAAAAAGAAACACAAAAGTAATCGGTGCTTCTTGCGATACTAACGAAGTACACTTCGCTTGGTTGAACGTTTCAAAAGACAACGGTGGTATTGAAGGAGTTACTTACCCACTTTTAGCTGATACACACAGACAATTGGCAAACATTTTAGGAATTGTAGATCAGGATTTCGAATACAATGAAGAAGGTGAAGAAGTTTTCACTGGTTCTAACGTTACTTACAGAGCAACTTACCTTATCGACGAAACCGGAAAAATCTTCCACGAGTCTGTAAACGATATGCCTCTGGGTAGAAACGTAAAAGAATATGTAAGACTAATCGACGCTTATACTCACGTTCAGAAGCACGGTGAAGTTTGCCCTGCAAACTGGGAAGAAGGAAAAGAAGCGATGAAAGCTGACAGAACTTCTACTGCTGAGTATTTAGCAAAAAATTAA